In Seriola aureovittata isolate HTS-2021-v1 ecotype China chromosome 24, ASM2101889v1, whole genome shotgun sequence, the following proteins share a genomic window:
- the LOC130165312 gene encoding OX-2 membrane glycoprotein-like: MYGPALSLSLLLWTVGVAVLRTHGEVIAQSAILTAEAGRPLMLGCNITMATGDTVRQVRWLNRHDKILLAYEQNVQVLVSNQHPSVQLTASSNDASYITITRVQPDDEGCYRCIFDVYPTGSQEGRTCISVTGKVRQVGNKTAISGQPATLSCWYSLPERVQQVLWRKTAEQGDTTTVASYSKKGHHNIEEPFRERVSLSRTLGETQMTIQSVATEDEACYTCEFHPYPDGSRSATSCLSVYVLPKPEVSHVTTSSGVTEANCTAQSRPAAEIMWNIGGDNRTLGPPISSAYDQGDGTTIVTSTLLFQSGLLSELSVKCIVHHQGLEKPMTVSLNKHVGPATVILLSVCGVAAVLLLCLCVCLCKCFICTED; this comes from the exons ATGTATGGACCTGCCCTCTCTCTGAGTCTGCTGCTGTGGACAGTAGGAGTGGCTGTACTCAGGACTCATG GTGAGGTTATAGCCCAGTCTGCCATCCTGACCGCAGAGGCCGGTCGCCCCCTCATGCTTGGCTGCaacatcaccatggcaacaggagACACCGTCCGGCAAGTCCGCTGGCTCAACAGGCACGACAAGATCCTCCTGGCCTACGAACAAAACGTGCAAGTCCTCGTCAGCAATCAACACCCGAGTGTGCAGCTCACTGCCTCCAGCAACGATGCCAGCTACATCACCATCACGAGGGTGCAGCCTGATGACGAGGGCTGCTACCGCTGCATCTTTGACGTTTACCCCACGGGCTCACAAGAAGGCAGGACATGCATCAGTGTCACTG GTAAGGTGCGGCAAGTGGGCAACAAGACAGCCATAAGCGGGCAGCCGGCCACCCTCTCCTGCTGGTACAGCCTCCCTGAGAGGGTGCAGCAGGTGCTGTGGAGGAAGACGGCTGAGCAGGGCGACACCACCACCGTGGCTTCCTACAGCAAGAAAGGCCACCACAACATAGAGGAGCCCTTCAGGGAACGAGTTAGCCTGAGCCGGACTCTGGGTGAGACCCAGATGACCATCCAGTCTGTCGCAACGGAGGACGAGGCCTGCTACACCTGCGAGTTCCACCCATACCCAGACGGCAGCAGAAGTGCCACCTCCTGTCTGTCGGTCTATG TTTTACCCAAACCAGAGGTGAGCCATGTGACCACATCTTCAGGGGTCACCGAAGCCAACTGCACCGCCCAGTCCCGCCCTGCAGCCGAAATCATGTGGAACATCGGCGGGGACAACCGAACACTCGGACCACCCATTTCCTCCGCCTACGATCAGGGCGACGGCACCACCATAGTGACAAGCACGCTTCTCTTCCAATCAGGGCTGCTCAGCGAACTGTCCGTCAAGTGCATCGTGCACCACCAGGGTTTAGAGAAACCCATGACGGTGTCCCTCAACAAACATG tgggTCCAGCCACGGTtatcctcctctctgtgtgcgGTGTGGCAGCggttctcctcctctgtctgtgtgtgtgtctctgcaagTGCTTCATCTGCACTGAAG